A region of Solibacillus isronensis DNA encodes the following proteins:
- a CDS encoding S-layer homology domain-containing protein — protein MANQPKKYKKFVATAATATLVASAIVPVASAASLSDIAGNTHEQAITALVDAGVINGYPDGTFQPNKTLTRSDVVKLLGKFLVSKGHEVPADYKTNVRFNDLTSASNDELLKYAAVVYDAGVFNGSNGNLLAADNITRENMAVVLVRAFDTLNNIDLVSYVQGQEYKKDVKDLFTAKSEARAAIEVLDFFDITNPAVANFNPKGSTTRGHFATFLYNTMNADFSAVTGVANSAVSEIKAINNTTVEVTFKETVENIEALDFTIDGLEVTNAVVKQTDAKTVVLTTAPQTGDTVYTLNVNAAKAGTFKGVSAVIPTAVTITTPSVQGKLGQQVTVKAQVTVAEGQSKAGIPVTLFVPGSADGLKAPVTVEAVTNAEGVATYTYTRYAATTDTVTAYASGDRSKFATGYVFWGVDTIVSIEEVTTGATINNGANKTYKVTYKNPTTGQPVQGKILNVSALENINVTADKAQNVTVNGVPVAQFSNNTITRAAQITTDAKGEATFTLSGNHATVTPVVFDATSITGTTSYTQTYSPSLLQATAPKVTFSALQAAYTIEMTREGGEIAAIGASNGGREYKVVVKDKDGKLAANEIVNVALNEDVDKVIATQTSAKFIDDSGSTQVFFTGDKEKQITVKTNSKGEATFVVGSDKVNDYVTPIAWIDINTSNATDAKLDNGEPTAIGSITHFQDQYVDGASLTAYNGNKATSKFNGNDTATFKLAVTNQSGLEYTGAYEITSASYTVTNTGAEDVEVNDKGEWKTVSPNRSITVAQNTDLLVRSSDEKTTSVKVIATGNAKYTEGAVNKTFAFTAKEATATFTKVGEIPTAGYTGVVTAFDTTNKTITLDTQDPVKYAGETGKTYVFKGQGNTSITDADAFLKIVKEAKVTVTYKVDGDTVTFTIINIDNTADGGATDTANQKKEADLKAINTAKDAVTATSTVSVVGEATDAKKLAAVKAHVVSQVNDSTVTVDVKETATEGKYTVTLSKGDAKATKDVEVTFVTSEIAASAIKAPLTVDETDLKLTFSSALAGFNVDTTSITAASATEALVDVTAEGNVIKITKAENADTDATALKSTLLEFDIDVNATGYAKTTITVEVLINSAGEHTVTLTKSQNETSK, from the coding sequence ATGGCTAACCAACCAAAGAAATACAAAAAATTCGTAGCAACAGCTGCGACAGCTACATTAGTAGCATCTGCAATCGTACCAGTTGCATCTGCTGCATCATTATCGGACATCGCAGGTAACACACACGAACAAGCGATCACAGCATTAGTAGACGCTGGCGTTATCAACGGCTACCCAGATGGAACGTTCCAACCGAACAAAACTTTAACACGTTCTGACGTTGTTAAATTATTAGGTAAATTCTTAGTGTCAAAAGGTCACGAAGTACCTGCTGACTACAAAACAAACGTACGCTTCAACGACTTAACTTCAGCTTCTAACGATGAGTTATTAAAATATGCTGCTGTAGTATATGATGCAGGCGTATTCAACGGTTCTAACGGCAACTTATTAGCTGCTGACAACATCACTCGTGAAAACATGGCTGTTGTATTAGTACGTGCTTTCGATACTTTAAACAACATCGACCTAGTTTCTTATGTACAAGGTCAAGAGTACAAAAAAGATGTTAAAGATCTATTCACTGCTAAATCAGAAGCTCGTGCAGCAATCGAAGTTCTTGACTTCTTCGACATCACTAACCCAGCAGTAGCCAACTTTAATCCTAAAGGTTCAACTACTCGTGGTCACTTTGCTACATTCTTATACAACACAATGAATGCTGACTTCTCAGCTGTAACTGGTGTTGCTAACAGTGCAGTATCTGAAATCAAAGCAATCAACAACACAACTGTTGAAGTAACATTCAAAGAAACAGTAGAAAACATCGAAGCTTTAGACTTCACAATCGATGGCCTAGAAGTAACAAACGCTGTTGTTAAACAAACAGACGCTAAAACTGTAGTATTAACTACTGCTCCACAAACTGGTGATACAGTTTATACTTTAAATGTTAACGCTGCTAAAGCAGGTACATTCAAAGGTGTTTCTGCTGTAATTCCAACAGCTGTAACTATCACAACTCCATCAGTACAAGGTAAGCTTGGTCAACAAGTAACTGTTAAGGCTCAAGTTACTGTAGCTGAAGGTCAATCTAAAGCTGGTATCCCTGTAACTTTATTCGTACCAGGTTCAGCTGATGGCTTGAAAGCACCTGTAACTGTTGAAGCAGTAACAAATGCTGAGGGTGTTGCAACTTATACTTACACTCGTTATGCAGCGACTACTGATACAGTAACTGCTTATGCAAGCGGTGACCGTTCTAAATTTGCAACTGGTTATGTATTCTGGGGTGTTGATACAATCGTATCAATTGAAGAAGTAACTACAGGCGCAACAATTAACAATGGTGCAAACAAAACTTATAAAGTTACTTATAAGAACCCGACAACTGGTCAACCAGTACAAGGTAAAATATTAAATGTTTCTGCATTAGAGAACATCAATGTAACAGCTGATAAAGCTCAAAATGTAACAGTAAATGGCGTACCAGTTGCTCAATTTAGCAACAACACAATTACACGTGCTGCACAAATTACAACTGATGCTAAAGGTGAAGCAACATTTACATTATCAGGTAACCATGCAACAGTAACACCTGTAGTATTCGATGCTACTTCAATAACAGGTACTACTTCTTATACACAAACATATTCTCCATCATTACTACAGGCTACAGCACCAAAAGTAACATTTTCTGCATTACAAGCTGCTTACACGATTGAAATGACACGTGAAGGTGGCGAAATTGCTGCCATCGGTGCTTCAAATGGTGGACGTGAATACAAAGTTGTTGTTAAGGATAAAGACGGTAAATTAGCAGCTAATGAAATCGTAAACGTTGCATTAAATGAAGATGTAGATAAAGTAATTGCAACTCAAACATCTGCGAAATTCATTGATGATTCAGGCAGTACACAAGTATTCTTTACTGGTGATAAAGAAAAACAAATCACAGTAAAAACAAACTCTAAAGGTGAAGCAACATTTGTAGTAGGTAGTGATAAAGTAAATGACTATGTAACTCCAATTGCTTGGATTGATATTAATACTTCAAATGCAACTGATGCTAAATTAGATAACGGTGAACCAACTGCTATCGGATCAATCACTCATTTCCAAGATCAATATGTTGATGGAGCTTCTTTAACTGCTTACAACGGAAATAAAGCAACATCTAAATTTAATGGTAATGATACTGCAACGTTCAAGCTAGCAGTAACTAACCAAAGTGGTTTAGAATACACTGGAGCATATGAAATTACAAGCGCATCTTATACAGTAACAAATACTGGTGCAGAAGATGTTGAAGTAAATGATAAAGGAGAATGGAAAACTGTATCTCCAAACCGTAGCATCACTGTTGCTCAAAATACAGATTTATTAGTAAGATCAAGTGATGAAAAAACAACTTCTGTTAAAGTAATTGCTACTGGTAATGCTAAGTATACAGAAGGTGCAGTAAATAAAACATTTGCATTCACAGCTAAGGAAGCAACAGCTACATTCACTAAAGTTGGAGAAATCCCAACTGCTGGTTATACTGGAGTAGTTACTGCTTTTGATACTACTAATAAAACGATCACATTAGATACTCAAGATCCAGTTAAATATGCTGGTGAAACTGGTAAAACTTATGTGTTTAAAGGACAAGGTAATACTTCAATTACAGACGCAGATGCATTCCTTAAAATTGTAAAAGAAGCTAAAGTTACAGTTACTTATAAAGTTGATGGTGATACTGTAACATTTACTATTATTAACATTGATAACACTGCTGATGGTGGAGCAACTGATACAGCAAATCAAAAGAAGGAAGCAGATTTAAAAGCTATTAATACTGCTAAAGATGCAGTTACAGCTACTTCAACAGTTTCAGTTGTGGGTGAAGCTACTGATGCTAAAAAATTAGCTGCAGTAAAAGCGCATGTTGTATCACAAGTTAATGATTCAACAGTAACAGTAGATGTAAAAGAAACTGCTACTGAAGGTAAATACACAGTAACTCTAAGCAAAGGTGATGCTAAAGCTACTAAAGATGTTGAAGTAACATTTGTAACTAGTGAAATTGCTGCATCAGCAATTAAAGCACCACTAACTGTAGATGAAACTGATTTAAAGTTAACATTCTCATCGGCATTAGCTGGATTTAATGTAGATACTACATCTATTACAGCTGCATCTGCAACAGAAGCTTTAGTAGATGTAACTGCAGAGGGTAATGTTATTAAAATTACAAAAGCTGAAAATGCTGATACAGATGCAACAGCTTTAAAAAGTACACTTTTAGAATTTGATATCGATGTTAACGCAACAGGTTATGCAAAAACTACAATCACAGTTGAGGTTTTAATTAACTCTGCTGGAGAACATACAGTTACTTTAACTAAATCTCAAAATGAAACTTCTAAATAA